In Hirundo rustica isolate bHirRus1 chromosome 4, bHirRus1.pri.v3, whole genome shotgun sequence, a genomic segment contains:
- the SPIC gene encoding transcription factor Spi-C — translation MFLQSFPDHDVLGQAFEDALEVLQQHSDRGMQCSPGYKNCLTVINHHHHLRTSPSYCAAPSVEEQGYSWRNVINSAADFYADETVYNTLQNTPESQGMHAAAGQLKAGKGRKKLRLFEYLHESLYDPAMANCIQWVDKPNGVFQFVSKNKEKLAELWGERKGNRKIMTYQKMARALRNYGRTGEIIKIRRKLTYQFSAVVLKRLSPSYFLGKETIYHPYIQSNQEYQCADDWTSYNNYMYNNGYALQHANS, via the exons ATGTTCTTGCAGAGCTTTCCTGACCACGATGTGCTGGGCCAGGCTTTTGAAGACGCTCtggaagtgctgcagcagcactctGACAGAGGAATGCAGTGTTCACCAG GTTATAAAAACTGCCTGACTGTGATCAATCATCACCACCACCTCCGAACAAGTCCCAGTTACTGTGCAGCACCATCTGTGGAGGAGCAAGGGTACAGCTGGAGAAACGTGATT AACAGTGCAGCAGATTTTTATGCAGATGAGACTGTCTACAATACCCTGCAGAATACTCCAGAAAGTCAAGGGAtgcatgctgctgctggccagctAAAAGCAGGGAAAG GTAGAAAAAAGCTTCGGCTATTTGAATACCTCCATGAGTCTCTGTATGATCCTGCTATGGCAAACTGCATCCAGTGGGTGGATAAGCCAAATGGTGTCTTCCAGTTTGTCTCCAAAAACAAGGAGAAACTTGCAGAACTGTggggagaaagaaagggaaaccGCAAGATCATGACCTATCAGAAAATGGCCAGAGCACTGAGGAATTACGGAAGAACAGGTGAAATCATTAAGATCCGTAGGAAGCTGACATACCAGTTCAGTGCTGTTGTTTTGAAGAGACTCTCTCCATCTTatttcttgggaaaagaaacaatttatCATCCCTACATTCAGTCTAATCAAGAATATCAGTGCGCAGATGACTGGACCAGTTACAATAATTACATGTACAACAATGGTTATGCATTGCAGCATGCTAACAGCTAG